From bacterium, the proteins below share one genomic window:
- a CDS encoding DKNYY domain-containing protein, whose protein sequence is MNTKKEVVTSTILIAIIFVAVILCSSVYFLKYKNSARTINEGSKLNLRPLGGPDYYGRPTSAYEIDDTHVYYNKNLISADPDTIEILKGSLKSMKGDISYLYARDATAVYYAGKPLSGVISATFQPIENGSGIHNYGTDGKTVYFGYESIPGADPKTFKILWQTIYEGCGETYYSKDSAHVYLNTTIVPNANPETFESLINGFGKDMRGYYKGATYIRPTIDLKELVCNYG, encoded by the coding sequence ATGAATACAAAAAAAGAGGTCGTTACTTCCACGATTTTGATAGCAATAATTTTTGTAGCTGTTATACTTTGCAGTAGCGTATATTTTTTAAAGTATAAAAATTCAGCACGGACCATTAATGAAGGTAGTAAATTGAATCTTCGCCCCCTGGGTGGTCCTGATTACTATGGTCGTCCCACTTCGGCGTATGAGATTGATGATACACATGTGTACTACAATAAAAATTTAATCAGTGCGGATCCTGATACCATAGAGATTTTAAAAGGATCTCTTAAATCCATGAAGGGTGATATTTCATACTTGTATGCACGAGACGCAACAGCTGTGTACTATGCAGGAAAGCCGCTTTCTGGGGTGATATCTGCGACATTCCAGCCGATAGAAAATGGGTCGGGCATCCATAACTATGGAACCGATGGTAAAACTGTGTACTTCGGCTATGAATCTATCCCCGGTGCGGATCCTAAAACATTTAAGATACTGTGGCAGACTATCTACGAGGGTTGCGGAGAAACTTATTATAGTAAAGACTCAGCCCATGTGTATTTAAATACCACCATTGTACCAAACGCAAACCCTGAAACCTTTGAGTCACTTATTAACGGTTTTGGGAAAGATATGCGTGGCTATTACAAAGGAGCGACCTACATTAGACCTACTATTGATCTGAAAGAACTTGTGTGTAACTACGGATAG